CCTCCCGCAACTGCTCCACGACGGCCTCACGATCGGCGTCGGAAGCGCGCAGCGGACGACGGACGACCCCTTCGGGACGCCCCTTCGGCTCGGGGGGCGGGCCTGAGGCGGCGGAATCTATGGTCATGCGCCGATGATACGAAGCCTCCCTTCGTCGCCCCTGCCTCGTCGCGGCTGTGTAGGTTGCCGGTTGAATGCAGTACGTGAAGAGATGAAGAGGTACGTGTGATGGGTTCCCGGAGAATCTGGGTGGGGGCGGCTTCGGCCGTTCTGCTGCTGACGGTGTCGGCGTGCGGTGGCGGGGACTCCGACGGCGGCACGGAGAACGGCAAGGGCGGTGGCGGCGGGGCGAGCCTGAGCGACCCCGCGAACCCCCTGAAGAACGCCGAGGCCCTGGACGCGGCCCTGCTGCGGGCCAAGGACCTGCCGAAGGGCTGGACGGAGGACTCGCAGGGCGACAACGGAGGCATCAAGGCCCAGGCCGCGTCCTGCGAAGGACCGTGCAACGGGCTGGCCTTCGAGGGCGTCGGCAACTACACCGACAGCACGGGCGCCCTGGTCGGCACGAGCATCAAGGCGTACGGCAGCAAGAGTGCGGCGGAGGCGGGCTTCAAGGAGGAGTCCAAGCTCGCCTCCGACGCGACGTCGGAGAAGGGCCCTGCGGTCGGGAACGCGTCGGCGTACGTGAAGTCCGGCGAGGACGCGGAGAGCGCTCTGCGGGTGGTCCACTTCCGGGTGGGGGCCGTGGTGGTGGCGGTCTCGCAGGAGTACCGCAGCGGGGACACGGCGGGGCTGTCGAAGTTCACGGCGGACCAGGCGGGACGGATCGAGCAGGCCCTGAAGGGCGAGTAGGACCTGACCTCTTCACCGGGGTGGCCAGCGGCGAGGGCCTGGCCTCTTCACCGGGGTGGCCGACGGCGGGACCTCGTACCGGGTGCGGCGGAAGCGGGGCCGGGCGGGGGCGCTCCGGGGCGGGCCCGAGCGAGAGGGGCGGCTGCGCCGCCTGGGCGGCCTGCACACCGGCCGCCCCTCCCGGAAACGGGTCGACAGGACCCCGCTCCGCTGCTGGGATGAGCTCCTCCCCCTCCCGGAAGGGCCCCTACGTGATCAACACGGCACTGGCCACCCACCTCCTCCAGCAACAGTTCCCCCACTGGTCCCACCTCCCCCTCACCCCCCTCCCTCCCTCCGGCTCCGACCACGTCATCTTCCGCCTCGGCCGCGACATGGCCGTCCGCCTCCCCCGAGGCGACTGGGCCGCCGGTCAGGCCGTCAAGGAGCACCGCTGGCACCCCCTCCTCGCTCCGCACCTCCCCCTCGCCGTCCCCACCCCCCTGGCCCTGGGAGAACCCGACCCCGCCGTCTACCCCTGGCACTGGTCGGTCGCCCGCTGGCTCGAAGGCCGTACCGCCTCCCCGGACCCGGCCGAGCAATCCCCCGGAACCCCCGAGCAGTTGGCGGACTTCCTCCTCGCCCTCCACGACCTGGCCCCCGCCGCGTCCCACCTCCCCGGCCCCCACCCCGACCTCGCCGACAGCCCCCTCCACCTCCGCGACGCCGACACCCGCTCGGCCATCGCCGCCACCGCACACGTATTCGACGGCAAAGCCATGACCGCCCTCTGGGAAGCAGCCCTGGAAGCCCCGGCCCGAGCCGACACCGCCCCCACCTGGTTCCACGGCGACTTCCACACCGGCAACCTCCTCACCGACGACGGAGGCCGCCTCACCGCCGTCATCGACTTCGGCAACCTCGGCATGGGCGACCCCGCCGTCGACATGATGGTGGCGTACACGCTCCTCACGCCCGAGAGCCGCGCCGCGTTCCGCACCGCACTCGCCCCCGACGACGCGACCTGGCTGCGCGGCATGGGCTGGGCGATGGCGACGGGCCTCAACGCGTACACGGCGTACGCCGCCACGAACCCCCGCGTCGCCACCCAGACCCACCGCCAAGTCACCGCAGCCCTCGCCGAGTTCGCCCTCGTCCAGTAGCCGCCCCACGCCCCGGCGAGTACCGTCACCAGCATGGTCGGCCGCAGGCGCCGTAAGCTCAGCCCGGCGTTGGTCGGAGCCGTGGTGGCACTGCTCGTCGTGGTCGGGTGCCTCTCGGCGGCGGGCAAGCAGTGGGCATACGGCGAACTGATCGACGAAGCCCCCGTCCGCGTCGAGGGCCGCATCACCTCCGCGACCACCCACCGCGACAAGACCACCGACTACACGGTCACCTACCGCCTGCGCGGCCTGACCTACCGCTCCACCACCCTCAGCCTCGACCGCCTCGAAGCCTCCCCGGCGGTCGGCGTGCCGGTCCCCCTGGAAGTCGCCTCCGCCAACCCCTCGGTGGCCCGCGTCCGAGGCGCGTCGCTCCCGGACGACGGCCTGCCGCCCCTGCTCGTCCTGGGAGCGCTGGCAGCCGCCCTCCTGCTCATCGGCATGCTGAAGCGCGCCGCACACAACGCCCGCGCCGCCCGCGCCCTCCGCAAGGGGAGGCCCTGACGTACCACCGCGCTCACCCGCCCAGCCGTACGGGCCCCGCCGGGGGCCGCCGTCGAGGACGGGGGTACGTACGGAATGTCGGAGGTTCGGGCGCGGGGCAGGGGTCCGTGCCACGAGGGACACGCTCACCGGCAGTGGTCAGCGCGAAGCGGTCAACTCCCTTGCCCGGAGAGCGACTTCCACTCCTCCGCGAGCAGTCCGAGGATGACGTCGTCCAGGAACTCGCCCATCACCCACGCCGAGGACCGCAGCACGCCCTCCCGTACGAAGCCGTTCCGCTCGGCGGACCGGAGCATCGCGTGGTTGTCCGCGAGCGTCTCGATCTGGAGGCGTCGCAGGCCGCGCACGATGAACCCGTAGTGGCACAGCACGGCGACGGTGTCCGTCCCGTACCCCTTGCCCCGGGCGGACGGCAGGAGGCCGAGACCGACGTGGCCGTTGCGGTGGTGGGTGTCGATGCCCCAGAGGGTCGCGAGGCCGACGAGGTCGCCGCTGTCCACGTCCACGACGGAGAACGGGACGTTCAGCGGGTCCTTGTTGTCGACGTGCAGCCGGGGGTCCTTCACGTCGGGCGGCATCGGCAGCCACGGGCGGCCGTCCGCCCGGGATCCGCCGACCACGTCCGTGTAGAGCTCGTTCCGCAGAACCGGGATGTCTTCTTCGTACCGGGCCCTCAGCGCGACCTTCTTGCCTTTCAACATGCACGCTTCCTATCCGAAGCGGCTGACCTGCGGCAACCCGTTAATTCGGTTGGGGAGTCGATGCGGTGAATCGTCCGGGGCGAGGGGCATCGCGCCTGGCCACAGCGGGCGCGCGGGCACGTCACCGTGGCGGTGCGGAATCCGGCGCGCTCCTGCGGGTGCACCGGACGCCGTGTCGCGCCAGCGCCTCCGGGATGCCGTGCAACGCGGGGAGCTGCTCGATGTGGTGGACGCCCGTGGGGAGGGTGTTGCTCAGGAGTTCCCTGGCCACGTGCGCGGCGACCAGCCCGGTGACCACGCTCTGCCGTCGGCCTTCGAGCGCGTACGCCGCGTGGTCCCCGCCGCGCCACGCGTCGACGCGTACGGCGAATCCGTCCCCGCCCGTGTGCAGCTTGCCGAACACCCTCACCAGCACCCGCGACACCGGCTCGTGCCGGGCCGCGCGCAGGAGGCCCACACGCCGCAGGGCGAAGAGCGCGGCGGTCAGGAGCCGGGAGTCCAGGCACAGGCGGGTGGTGGCCCGGTCGACCCCGGCGAGGGTGCGGGGCAGGGTGCGCTGGTCGGAGAAGGGGAACCAGTGCGCGGTACGGGATCCGTAGCCGGGCAGGGCGGTCCGGGCGGGTGCGGCGGACGGGGTCGCGGTGAGCCCCCCGACGGTCCAGCGGAGGGCGTCGTCGCCGTGCCGCTCGCCGCTGCCGAGGAGGACGGTGATGTCGATGCGGTCCGCGCCGCCGACGGCTTCGTGCGCCCGGCGGGCGAGGAGGTTCGTCAGACCGGGGGCGACACCGACGCTGAGCACCGCCGTCGCTCCGGCGTCCGTCGCCACGTCGTGCAGGCCGGACACGGCGTCCAGGAGGCGCGGGGTCGCGCCGATGTCGACCAGGTGGATGCCGCGTTCCAGGCAGATCCGGGCCGCCCCGCCGTCCGGGGGCTCGACGCACAGCACCACCACGGCCACGTCGCCGAGGTCGTCCAGGACCTTCCGCAGCCCGTCCGGTTCGGTGACGTCGACACGCACCCCGCCCGCCTCGCGGACCCGGGCGGCGCTGCGCCCCGCCGCGATCACCCGGCCGGGGAACCACTGCCCGAGGGTGGACGTCACGGTCGCACCGACGGCTCCGTAGCCGCCGATCACCAGGATGCGCGATGTCGCTGTGGTCATACGTAAGGAACTACACGGCAAGCCGCCCGCAGGGAAGGGATGGGCGGGAGCGGCTGTTGAGGGCATGGCAACCGGGGCCCACCCTTCCTCTAGGAAGGCCGGGCCCCTTCCGTGAAACTACGACGATCGCGCGCCGCCGCACCGGCCCGCGCGGACTCCCGGAGGTCAACCACCCATGGACAGACGGACCTTACTGACGGCAGGCGCCGCCGGAGCACTGGCGGGCGCGCTGTCCGCCGCGACCGCCACCACCGCCCACGCCACCCCCCGTTCCGCACCCCCCGCCGCTCCCCGCGCGACCGCTGCCGACGATCCCGTACGACGCGTCGCCCACGCCCTGGACTCCGACCCGCCGCAGGTGTCCTACGGCGACGGCTGGGCCCATGCCCGCCTCACCCTCCACGACGCCCCGGTTCCCCTCGGCATCGACGTCGTCGCGGACACCCTCCGTCCGCCGCGCGGCATCGCCTACCTCCTCCCCGGCGGCGGGCTCAACTTCGCCGCGGACTTCTTCACGCCGCGCGCCCGCAACCTCGCCCATCACCTGCGCGCCCAGGGCCTGTTGGTGATCGGCATCAGCCCCCGCGAGGACCTGGCGGAGCCCGCCGACCTGACCGCAGCCCGGGGCCAGGCCGCGCACAAGGCCGACGCGGCGAAGGTGATCGCGGCCGTGGACCGCGTCCTGGGCCTCCCGTACCAGCTCGTCGGCCACTCGGCGGGTGCGGCTCTCGCGCTGGACCTGGCCTCGACGGACCGCTCGCCCCGCCTGCACCGGGTGGTCCCGATCGACACGACGGGCCCGTACACGGGTGAGCAGCGGGTACGCGCCGCCCAGATGCAGGCCGCGATCCAGGGGCAGTTGGACGCGGGGGTCCTGTACGGCGACACGGGCCTGAAGGGCCTGGTCGCACGTGCGCTGACCGACCCGGACGGCGCGTCCCCGGTGCCCCGCCCGGTGGACCCGGCCACCCGCTTCACGAACGCGGGCCTCGCCCACTTCGCGCTGTCGCGGACGAGTTCGCTGCCCGGCCACACCAACTGGATCTACCGGCAGGGCTACAGCGCGGGCACGTTCGCCTTCGGCGCGACCCCGCTGGACGACCGCTTCTCCCTCACCCACACGCCCCTCGCGACCTGGGGCGAAGCCACCCAGGCCCTCGGCAGCGGGCTCGTCCCGAACGCCCTGCTGCGGGACCTGGCGGCGATCTGGGCCGGGGACACGGCGACGTACCCCTTCGACTGGTCCGGCATCCGTGCGGAGGTCGTCTGGGTCAACGCGGCACTGGGCCGTGGCGACGAGCCGAACGGCGCGGACCTGATCCGGGCCGGGGGCAACCCCCACGTCACCTTCCGGGTCGTCCCCGGCTACGGCCACGCTGACCCGGTGTGGAGCGGGACGGCGGACCGGGACGTGTGGCGGTTCCTGACCCCGTGAGCGAGCACGGGGGCGGGCCGCTTGAGTCCCGGCCTGCCCCCACCACCGGCGGAACCAGGCACGGTCCCGGTCGCTGTGCGGCACGCACTCCGCGACCGGGTCCGCTGCGACGGCTCCACCCGGAGGGGTGTCCGAAAGAGACGGTGGGACGTAACCATCGGC
This is a stretch of genomic DNA from Streptomyces sp. NBC_00237. It encodes these proteins:
- a CDS encoding aminoglycoside phosphotransferase family protein, which translates into the protein MSSSPSRKGPYVINTALATHLLQQQFPHWSHLPLTPLPPSGSDHVIFRLGRDMAVRLPRGDWAAGQAVKEHRWHPLLAPHLPLAVPTPLALGEPDPAVYPWHWSVARWLEGRTASPDPAEQSPGTPEQLADFLLALHDLAPAASHLPGPHPDLADSPLHLRDADTRSAIAATAHVFDGKAMTALWEAALEAPARADTAPTWFHGDFHTGNLLTDDGGRLTAVIDFGNLGMGDPAVDMMVAYTLLTPESRAAFRTALAPDDATWLRGMGWAMATGLNAYTAYAATNPRVATQTHRQVTAALAEFALVQ
- a CDS encoding DUF3592 domain-containing protein, translating into MVGRRRRKLSPALVGAVVALLVVVGCLSAAGKQWAYGELIDEAPVRVEGRITSATTHRDKTTDYTVTYRLRGLTYRSTTLSLDRLEASPAVGVPVPLEVASANPSVARVRGASLPDDGLPPLLVLGALAAALLLIGMLKRAAHNARAARALRKGRP
- a CDS encoding GNAT family N-acetyltransferase, with translation MLKGKKVALRARYEEDIPVLRNELYTDVVGGSRADGRPWLPMPPDVKDPRLHVDNKDPLNVPFSVVDVDSGDLVGLATLWGIDTHHRNGHVGLGLLPSARGKGYGTDTVAVLCHYGFIVRGLRRLQIETLADNHAMLRSAERNGFVREGVLRSSAWVMGEFLDDVILGLLAEEWKSLSGQGS
- a CDS encoding saccharopine dehydrogenase family protein is translated as MTTATSRILVIGGYGAVGATVTSTLGQWFPGRVIAAGRSAARVREAGGVRVDVTEPDGLRKVLDDLGDVAVVVLCVEPPDGGAARICLERGIHLVDIGATPRLLDAVSGLHDVATDAGATAVLSVGVAPGLTNLLARRAHEAVGGADRIDITVLLGSGERHGDDALRWTVGGLTATPSAAPARTALPGYGSRTAHWFPFSDQRTLPRTLAGVDRATTRLCLDSRLLTAALFALRRVGLLRAARHEPVSRVLVRVFGKLHTGGDGFAVRVDAWRGGDHAAYALEGRRQSVVTGLVAAHVARELLSNTLPTGVHHIEQLPALHGIPEALARHGVRCTRRSAPDSAPPR